Proteins encoded by one window of Epinephelus moara isolate mb chromosome 18, YSFRI_EMoa_1.0, whole genome shotgun sequence:
- the carhsp1 gene encoding calcium-regulated heat-stable protein 1 — translation MSSEARPIQGSGAMTPPPDSAGSPRSPLSPESLRPPGCRHRERSPSPMRGYLIPSPLPTRRTRTFSATARAAEGPVFTGVCKCFSRSKGHGFITPADGGNDIFVHISDIEGEYVPVEGDEVSYKICSIPPKNEKIQAVEVTITHLNPGTKHETWGGRVVSS, via the exons ATGTCATCTGAGGCCAGGCCCATCCAGGGCTCAGGAGCAATGACCCCTCCACCAGACTCTGCAGGATCCCCACGCTCTCCATTGTCACCAG AGTCTCTGCGTCCTCcaggctgcagacacagagaacGTTCACCGTCCCCCATGAGAGGCTACCTCATCCCCAGCCCTCTGCCCACACGCAGGACCAGGACCTTCTCAGC gacGGCCCGTGCCGCAGAGGGTCCCGTGTTTACtggtgtgtgtaaatgtttttccCGCTCCAAAGGCCACGGCTTCATCACGCCAGCCGACGGGGGCAACGACATCTTTGTCCACATCTCAga CATCGAGGGCGAGTATGTGCCGGTGGAAGGCGACGAGGTGAGCTACAAAATCTGCTCCATCCCTCCCAAAAACGAGAAGATCCAGGCGGTGGAGGTGACCATCACCCATCTGAACCCGGGAACCAAACACGAGACCTGGGGAGGACGCGTCGTCAGCAGCTGA